A genomic region of Dactylococcopsis salina PCC 8305 contains the following coding sequences:
- the ltrA gene encoding group II intron reverse transcriptase/maturase encodes MNLLKYESNAEVKTFLNFPFWLSFGLLLMEKTEWNQVDWKQVEINVFKLQKRIFRASQSGDVAKVHKLQRLLLRSWSAKLLAVRRISQDNQGKNTAGVDGVKSLNPKQRLNLAENLTLTGKGKSLRRVYIPKPGKAEKRSLGIPVMEDRARQALLKLAMEPEWEAKFEPNSYGFRPGRSCHDAEGAIYVSINQKPKWVLDADISKCFDRINHDVLLRKLNTTPTIARQIRAWLKSGVLDRGDWMPTEEGTPQGGVISPLLANIALHGLEEYIKQWAETWKGYKNENGRQMSKINRRQSITLIRYADDFVVLHRDKSIVQQAKTLIEHWLHGLGLELSESKTRICHTLYDSEEEEAGFDFLGWNVRQYSVGKDHSGKNAQGKLLGFKTLIKPSDKSIKRHYEKIVRVLDSMRGKSQEAIIGKLNSIIVGFCNYHNAVCSKEAFKRLDYMVYNKLRRWMKRRHANKTPKWCEQRYFHWTKEKSLKGDDRIDKWVFSTPSEVPNSSVAGKHELRKHAWTPIKYHKKIEGTRSPFDGDWRYWSKRRGKYPGVKKRVSKLMVKQNGKCARCGLYFNDEDVLEVDHIIPKAEGGKDEDKNLQLLHRHCHHEKTAEDSKRQAQEKIKHKSTIDVKIKVDNNGEEYVDYVEIDDKLWERLV; translated from the coding sequence ATGAACTTGCTAAAGTATGAAAGTAATGCAGAGGTTAAAACCTTCTTGAACTTTCCATTTTGGTTAAGTTTCGGATTACTCCTGATGGAGAAGACGGAATGGAATCAAGTGGATTGGAAACAGGTGGAGATTAATGTGTTTAAGCTTCAAAAACGGATTTTTCGAGCTTCTCAAAGTGGTGACGTGGCTAAAGTCCACAAACTTCAAAGATTATTGTTACGGTCCTGGAGTGCAAAACTCCTAGCAGTACGGAGAATCTCGCAAGATAACCAAGGCAAAAATACCGCAGGGGTAGATGGAGTTAAGAGCCTAAACCCTAAACAACGATTAAACCTTGCTGAAAACCTAACTCTAACAGGGAAGGGTAAATCTTTAAGACGAGTATATATTCCGAAACCAGGTAAAGCTGAAAAACGTAGCCTGGGAATTCCTGTTATGGAAGACCGTGCGAGGCAGGCTCTTCTCAAGCTGGCTATGGAGCCGGAATGGGAGGCTAAATTTGAACCTAATTCGTATGGTTTCCGTCCAGGACGCTCTTGTCATGATGCGGAAGGTGCAATTTATGTGTCCATCAATCAGAAACCCAAATGGGTCTTAGATGCTGACATTTCTAAATGTTTCGACCGTATAAATCACGATGTTCTTTTACGAAAACTGAATACGACTCCGACTATTGCGCGACAGATTCGAGCTTGGTTAAAGTCGGGGGTTTTGGATAGAGGCGATTGGATGCCTACTGAGGAAGGGACACCACAAGGAGGGGTAATTAGTCCACTTTTGGCAAACATAGCCCTGCATGGACTTGAGGAGTACATAAAACAATGGGCTGAGACCTGGAAGGGATATAAAAACGAAAACGGTCGCCAAATGAGTAAAATCAACAGACGACAAAGTATCACCCTCATCAGGTATGCGGATGACTTCGTTGTACTTCACAGGGATAAATCCATCGTCCAACAGGCGAAAACGCTGATTGAACACTGGTTACATGGCTTAGGCTTAGAACTAAGTGAGAGCAAAACGAGGATTTGCCACACCTTGTATGATTCTGAAGAGGAAGAAGCAGGGTTTGATTTTCTGGGATGGAATGTCCGACAATATAGTGTTGGGAAAGACCACTCAGGAAAAAATGCGCAGGGTAAGTTACTCGGTTTCAAAACATTAATTAAACCCAGTGACAAAAGTATTAAGAGGCATTATGAAAAGATTGTAAGAGTCTTAGATTCAATGAGAGGTAAGTCCCAAGAGGCAATTATTGGAAAGTTAAATTCAATCATCGTTGGATTTTGCAACTATCACAATGCAGTCTGCTCTAAAGAAGCTTTCAAACGACTAGACTACATGGTCTATAACAAATTACGTCGCTGGATGAAACGCCGTCATGCGAATAAAACCCCCAAATGGTGTGAACAAAGATACTTTCATTGGACTAAGGAGAAAAGTTTGAAGGGTGATGATAGGATAGACAAATGGGTCTTTTCTACTCCATCTGAAGTACCGAATTCTTCTGTTGCGGGTAAGCATGAATTACGCAAACACGCATGGACACCAATTAAGTATCATAAAAAGATTGAGGGTACCAGGTCTCCTTTCGATGGAGATTGGCGGTATTGGAGTAAACGCCGAGGTAAATACCCAGGTGTCAAAAAACGAGTATCCAAATTAATGGTTAAGCAGAATGGCAAATGCGCTCGTTGTGGACTTTATTTTAATGATGAAGATGTTCTCGAAGTTGACCATATAATCCCTAAAGCCGAAGGGGGTAAAGACGAGGATAAGAACTTACAATTACTTCATCGTCACTGTCACCATGAGAAAACTGCTGAAGATTCAAAAAGACAAGCTCAAGAAAAAATCAAACATAAATCCACAATTGACGTAAAAATCAAAGTTGATAACAACGGAGAAGAATATGTTGATTATGTGGAAATTGATGATAAATTATGGGAGCGACTCGTATAA
- a CDS encoding HepT-like ribonuclease domain-containing protein — translation MRNAIVHEYFQVDVELIWETIQTDLPTLKIALQRILISLESEPS, via the coding sequence ATGAGAAATGCGATCGTTCACGAATATTTTCAAGTTGATGTGGAACTCATCTGGGAAACGATTCAAACCGACCTACCGACATTAAAGATCGCTTTACAAAGGATTTTGATCTCCCTTGAGAGTGAACCAAGTTGA
- a CDS encoding phosphoribulokinase: protein MNTESNRVVLIGVAGDSGCGKSTFLRRLKDLFGEKFMTVICLDDYHSLDRKGRKAAGVTALNPKANNFDLMYEQVKALKEGHAIDKPIYNHETGELDPPERIEPNKVVVIEGLHPLYDERVRELIDFSVYLDISDEVKINWKIKRDMAERGHTYEDVLASINSRKPDFTAYIEPQKEFADIVIQVLPTQLIEDKESKYLRVRLIQKEGVEGFDPVYLFDEGSTIDWRPCGRKLTCAYPGIKLFYGPDSYYGHEVSVLEVDGYFDNLDEMIYIESHLSKTATKFYGEMTELLLKHPDAPGSNDGTGLFQVLVGLKMRETYELLTKEEAKAAARV, encoded by the coding sequence ATGAACACCGAATCTAACCGTGTTGTTTTAATTGGGGTCGCCGGTGACTCCGGTTGTGGAAAATCAACTTTTTTACGCCGCCTCAAAGACTTATTTGGGGAAAAGTTTATGACGGTGATTTGTTTAGATGACTATCATAGCCTCGATCGCAAAGGAAGAAAAGCCGCTGGTGTCACCGCCTTAAATCCCAAAGCGAACAACTTTGATTTGATGTATGAACAAGTCAAAGCACTCAAAGAAGGTCACGCGATCGATAAACCCATTTATAACCACGAAACAGGAGAACTTGATCCTCCCGAACGCATTGAACCGAACAAAGTGGTCGTCATCGAAGGATTACACCCCCTTTACGATGAACGAGTACGGGAACTGATTGATTTCAGTGTTTATCTTGATATTAGCGACGAAGTTAAAATTAACTGGAAAATTAAACGCGATATGGCGGAACGGGGTCATACTTATGAGGACGTTCTCGCTTCCATTAATTCTAGAAAACCCGACTTTACCGCTTACATTGAACCTCAAAAAGAATTTGCTGATATTGTGATTCAGGTGCTACCAACGCAACTGATTGAAGATAAAGAAAGTAAATATCTCCGCGTCCGTTTAATTCAAAAAGAAGGCGTAGAAGGATTCGATCCCGTTTACTTGTTTGATGAAGGATCAACGATCGACTGGCGACCCTGTGGTCGGAAGTTAACTTGTGCTTATCCTGGCATCAAACTCTTCTACGGTCCAGATAGCTACTATGGTCACGAAGTTTCGGTCTTAGAGGTCGATGGTTATTTCGATAACTTAGATGAAATGATTTATATTGAAAGTCATTTGAGTAAAACCGCTACTAAGTTTTACGGCGAAATGACTGAGTTACTCCTCAAACATCCAGACGCACCTGGATCAAATGATGGTACTGGTTTATTCCAAGTTTTAGTCGGTTTGAAAATGCGAGAAACCTACGAATTATTAACGAAAGAAGAAGCCAAAGCCGCCGCCAGAGTCTAA
- a CDS encoding NADH-quinone oxidoreductase subunit M, translating into MLSALIWIPVIGGIIIGFLPQKQAEKSRLFALIVASILLVITIIIGFEFDPNVNGLFLSESFSWLEQIGLNYYIGVDGLALPLLFLNSFLTLVAIYASNPKLDRPRFYYALLLLLSAGTAGAFLAQNVLLFFLFYEIELIPLYFLIAIWGGTNRGYAATKFLLYTAISGALVLASFLGLVWLSGASSFDYEPLRSQMLPLSSQIVLLIILLAGFGIKIPIFPFHTWLPDAHVEASTPVSVLLAGVLLKLGTYGLLRFGVGLFPDAWGVLAPYLAIWAAISALFGALAAISQKDMKRVVAYSSIAHMAYILLAAAAATPLSLVAAVAQMISHGLISALLFLLVGVVGKKTGTRDVDTLRGLLNPERGLPIIGSLMILGVMASAGIPGMVGFISEFLVFRGTFSVFPIATLLCLVGTGLTAVYFLLMINRVFFGRLPQAFSNLPPVPWSDRIPAIILAVLIVILGLQPSWLVRWSETETAFLYNNEQLISNFRPLISGSLDR; encoded by the coding sequence ATGTTAAGCGCTTTAATTTGGATACCCGTCATCGGGGGAATCATCATCGGTTTTTTGCCGCAAAAACAAGCCGAAAAATCTCGTCTCTTTGCCTTAATTGTGGCAAGCATTCTACTCGTAATTACCATTATCATCGGTTTCGAGTTTGATCCGAATGTTAATGGACTGTTTCTGTCAGAATCATTTTCTTGGCTAGAACAAATCGGCTTAAACTACTATATTGGGGTGGATGGGTTAGCATTACCTCTGCTGTTTTTGAATAGTTTTTTAACCCTAGTTGCCATTTATGCCAGCAATCCGAAACTCGATCGCCCGCGCTTTTATTATGCCCTCCTGTTGCTCCTTTCTGCGGGAACAGCAGGAGCATTTTTAGCGCAAAATGTGCTGTTATTCTTCTTATTTTACGAAATTGAGTTGATTCCCTTATATTTCCTCATTGCCATTTGGGGAGGAACAAACCGAGGCTATGCAGCGACTAAATTCTTACTCTACACCGCAATCTCTGGGGCGTTAGTTTTAGCCTCTTTTCTCGGATTGGTTTGGTTAAGTGGCGCTTCCAGTTTCGATTATGAGCCATTGCGCTCTCAAATGCTCCCCTTAAGCAGTCAAATTGTTCTCTTAATCATTCTCCTAGCTGGATTTGGCATCAAAATTCCCATTTTCCCCTTCCACACCTGGCTTCCTGACGCTCACGTGGAAGCCTCAACCCCGGTTTCCGTGCTTTTAGCAGGGGTTTTATTAAAACTGGGAACGTATGGTCTTTTACGCTTTGGTGTCGGATTATTCCCTGATGCGTGGGGAGTGCTTGCTCCCTATTTAGCGATTTGGGCGGCGATTAGTGCCTTATTTGGGGCCTTAGCTGCCATTTCCCAGAAAGATATGAAGCGAGTGGTGGCGTATTCTTCGATCGCGCACATGGCTTATATTTTACTGGCTGCAGCGGCGGCAACGCCTTTAAGTTTAGTAGCAGCAGTGGCTCAAATGATCAGTCATGGTTTAATTTCGGCACTCTTATTCCTGTTAGTAGGAGTGGTGGGTAAGAAAACAGGAACAAGAGATGTAGATACTTTAAGAGGATTACTAAACCCTGAACGCGGCTTACCGATTATTGGCAGTTTAATGATTTTGGGTGTAATGGCAAGCGCTGGGATTCCTGGCATGGTAGGATTTATTTCGGAATTTTTAGTATTTCGAGGCACTTTCTCTGTTTTTCCCATTGCTACTTTACTCTGCTTAGTGGGAACTGGTTTAACGGCGGTTTACTTCTTGTTGATGATTAATCGCGTCTTTTTCGGACGTTTACCACAAGCATTTAGTAATTTACCGCCCGTGCCTTGGTCCGATCGCATTCCAGCGATTATTCTCGCAGTTTTAATTGTGATTTTAGGATTACAACCGAGTTGGTTAGTCCGTTGGAGTGAGACAGAAACCGCTTTTTTGTATAACAATGAGCAATTAATCAGTAATTTTCGCCCTCTAATATCAGGTTCGCTCGATCGATGA
- a CDS encoding NAD(P)H-quinone oxidoreductase subunit F yields the protein MGDLLVQGTWLIPFYGLFGALLTLPWSMRMIRRTGSRPAAYVNLLLSAIAFLHGSIVLWLTWEKPPQEIVWHWLKVADLDLTLAIEISPVSIGALELVSGITVVTLIYGLGYLEKDWSLGRFYGLMGFFAAALSGIALSDSLLLTYGLLELLTLSTYLLVGFWYAQPLVVTAARDAFLTKRVGDIILLMGVVALSSYGVDLTFTGIEEWSQTADLAPFSATLLGLALIAGPIGKCAQFPLNLWLDEAMEAPSPASLMRNSIVVTSGAYVLIKLHPIFELSPIVREVLIAVGLVTAVGASFVAIAQIDIKRTLSHSTSVYLGLVFVAVGFGRLDIALLLLLIHAIAKTLMFMSVGAIIFTTNDQNITQMGGLWSKMPVTALSFLVGSSGLVVLLPLGNFWVMGQWIESFNTLPQWLLPFVMLINALSAINLTRVFRLVFLGETQPKTRRAPEVSWPMAFPMVALIIIALLAPLIPQKWQLWFAETGSLATTVEVINQPEMLLLVLSGFVGVILGGTIALPRTWMRPVSSSSRFLQDFLAYDFYLERVYRWSVVLVVELASKFSAWLDRYIIDGIVNLIGFGTLFSGQSLKYSASGQSQFYLLTILISGALLLMLLINWSF from the coding sequence ATGGGTGATTTGTTAGTACAAGGAACATGGTTAATTCCTTTTTATGGGCTATTCGGTGCGCTTTTGACTTTACCCTGGTCAATGCGGATGATTCGTCGCACTGGGTCAAGACCGGCAGCTTATGTTAATTTATTGTTGAGCGCGATCGCGTTTTTACATGGGTCGATCGTGCTGTGGCTAACTTGGGAAAAACCACCGCAAGAAATTGTTTGGCATTGGCTAAAAGTGGCGGATTTAGACCTAACGTTGGCGATCGAAATTTCACCCGTTAGTATTGGTGCATTAGAGTTAGTTTCAGGAATTACAGTTGTTACGCTCATTTACGGGTTAGGATATCTAGAAAAAGATTGGTCACTGGGAAGATTTTACGGTTTAATGGGCTTTTTTGCCGCTGCCTTATCTGGAATTGCTCTCAGTGATTCTTTACTGTTAACTTATGGGTTATTAGAATTATTGACCCTTTCCACCTATTTATTAGTGGGATTTTGGTATGCTCAACCTTTAGTGGTGACGGCGGCACGAGATGCGTTTTTAACCAAGCGAGTTGGGGATATTATTTTATTAATGGGTGTGGTGGCGCTTTCCAGTTATGGGGTAGATTTGACGTTTACTGGGATTGAAGAATGGAGTCAGACTGCCGATTTAGCCCCATTTAGTGCGACTTTACTGGGTTTAGCGTTAATTGCCGGTCCGATCGGAAAATGCGCTCAATTTCCCCTAAATTTGTGGTTAGATGAAGCAATGGAAGCACCGAGTCCAGCGTCTTTAATGCGAAACTCGATCGTTGTCACATCAGGGGCGTATGTGTTGATTAAATTACACCCAATTTTTGAGTTGTCCCCGATCGTGCGAGAAGTGTTGATTGCGGTAGGATTAGTAACTGCTGTGGGAGCGTCTTTCGTTGCGATCGCACAAATTGACATTAAACGCACCCTTTCCCATTCCACCAGCGTCTATTTAGGTTTAGTGTTTGTTGCTGTCGGTTTTGGACGTTTAGATATTGCTCTGTTATTATTACTGATTCACGCGATCGCCAAAACCCTGATGTTTATGAGCGTGGGAGCAATTATTTTCACCACCAACGACCAAAATATCACTCAAATGGGAGGATTATGGTCAAAAATGCCAGTGACCGCGCTTTCTTTCCTTGTCGGATCATCAGGGTTAGTGGTGTTGCTTCCTCTCGGAAACTTCTGGGTCATGGGACAATGGATTGAAAGTTTTAATACCCTTCCTCAATGGTTACTCCCTTTCGTGATGCTAATCAATGCTCTGAGTGCGATTAACTTAACTCGTGTTTTCCGTTTAGTCTTTCTCGGAGAGACGCAGCCAAAAACTCGACGTGCGCCGGAAGTCAGTTGGCCAATGGCATTTCCCATGGTCGCCTTAATTATTATTGCCTTACTTGCGCCATTAATTCCCCAAAAATGGCAACTCTGGTTTGCAGAAACTGGCTCTCTCGCCACGACAGTAGAAGTGATCAATCAGCCAGAGATGTTGTTATTAGTGTTATCAGGTTTTGTGGGAGTGATCCTCGGAGGAACGATCGCGTTACCTCGCACCTGGATGCGACCGGTTAGCAGTAGTTCTCGATTTTTACAAGATTTTCTCGCCTACGATTTTTATTTAGAACGGGTGTATCGTTGGAGCGTCGTTTTAGTCGTAGAACTTGCTTCTAAGTTTAGCGCCTGGCTCGATCGATATATCATCGACGGTATTGTCAACTTAATCGGGTTTGGAACGCTGTTCAGTGGTCAAAGTTTGAAATATAGTGCTTCCGGTCAATCTCAATTTTACCTACTAACGATTTTAATCAGTGGCGCTTTACTCTTAATGTTGCTGATCAACTGGAGTTTTTAA
- a CDS encoding carbon dioxide-concentrating mechanism protein CcmK, which produces MPIAVGMIETLGFPAVVEAADAMVKAARVTLVGYEKIGTGRVTVIVRGDVSEVQASVNAGVESVKRVNGGEVLSTHIIARPHENLEYVLPIRYTEAVEQFR; this is translated from the coding sequence ATGCCAATTGCGGTTGGAATGATTGAAACATTAGGCTTTCCCGCCGTCGTGGAAGCAGCAGATGCGATGGTAAAAGCCGCCCGTGTGACGTTGGTGGGTTACGAAAAAATTGGAACAGGACGAGTCACCGTGATTGTACGCGGCGACGTTTCCGAAGTTCAAGCCTCAGTTAATGCTGGTGTGGAATCAGTCAAACGAGTGAACGGCGGCGAAGTGCTATCAACGCACATTATCGCTCGTCCCCACGAAAACTTAGAATATGTGCTACCCATTCGCTACACCGAAGCAGTAGAACAATTCCGATAA
- a CDS encoding carbon dioxide-concentrating mechanism protein CcmK, translating into MAVAVGMIETLGFPAVVEAADAMVKAARVTLVGYEKIGTGRVTVIVRGDVSEVQASVSAGVESVKRVNGGQVLSTHIIARPHENLEYVLPIRYTEEVEQFREGVGTPRNITRQ; encoded by the coding sequence ATGGCAGTTGCAGTAGGAATGATTGAAACCCTAGGCTTTCCCGCCGTTGTGGAAGCAGCGGACGCAATGGTAAAAGCCGCCCGTGTGACGCTTGTCGGTTATGAAAAAATTGGAACGGGACGAGTCACCGTGATTGTGCGTGGTGACGTTTCCGAAGTCCAAGCCTCAGTCAGTGCTGGTGTCGAATCAGTGAAACGAGTCAACGGTGGACAAGTCTTATCCACTCATATCATTGCTCGTCCCCACGAAAACTTAGAATATGTGCTACCGATTCGCTACACCGAAGAAGTAGAACAATTCCGAGAAGGCGTTGGCACGCCTCGTAACATCACTCGTCAGTAA
- a CDS encoding EutN/CcmL family microcompartment protein — translation MQMAKVRGTVVGTQKLPSMSGVKLLLLQLIDENGELLPKYEVAADPVGAGFGEWVLVNRGSAARQEENHQNRPLDAMVVAIIDTVTVDNRRLYGNE, via the coding sequence ATGCAAATGGCGAAAGTGCGCGGAACGGTGGTAGGTACGCAAAAACTCCCCAGTATGAGCGGTGTGAAATTGCTATTGTTGCAGTTGATTGATGAAAACGGCGAACTCCTCCCCAAATATGAAGTCGCAGCTGACCCCGTTGGTGCTGGCTTCGGAGAATGGGTACTGGTGAACCGAGGGAGTGCTGCGCGACAAGAAGAAAACCATCAAAACCGTCCCCTCGATGCCATGGTGGTTGCAATTATAGACACGGTGACGGTAGATAATCGCCGTCTCTACGGGAATGAGTGA
- a CDS encoding ribulose bisphosphate carboxylase small subunit, translated as MVVRSEAAPPTPWSKALAEPRIDETAYVHSFSNIIGDVWVGPDVLVAPGTSIRADEGAPFAIGEGTNIQDGVVIHGLEEGRVVGEDQKEYSVWIGEDTCITHMALIHGPCYIGKHCFIGFRSTVFNARVGDDCIVMMHALIQDVEIPQGKYIPSGSVITNQQQADRLPDVQESDRKFAHHVVEINEALRAGYKCAKDANCITQVRKEGKSHQTTSNGNGARVQQQTLSNNGKGENRTNKGGTILKTEAIEQVRHLLRQGYQIGTEHADKRRFSRNSWQNCAPIKDQQERNVIAALEACLVEHAGEYVRLIGIDPRARRRVSEMTIQTPEDQPSQSYSSGNGSSYRPASRQSNPSYASGGVSNGQLDRNVTEQVRSLLNQGYQIGVEHADKRRFSRNSWQNGAPIQSRQVSGAVSELEACLAEYSGEYVRLIGIDPKARRRVLELLIQEPGQNGTTQPASGGGQRTSGQSHQQGQPQAGGEIAEQVRSLVNQGYNIGVEYADQRRFRRNSWQNAGQLKGNANQVLSELNRHLAEHPKDYVRLVGVDPKAKRRVVETLIQQPGQGSNNGVSASTGAASATDQRSSGQRQNGARSNSKLDQNTVQQVRNLLQQGYQIGTEHADKRRFSRNSWQSCSPIESTREGEVLSALEGCLADHQGEYVRLVGIDPKAKRRVLETTIQQPA; from the coding sequence ATGGTAGTCCGCAGTGAAGCGGCTCCGCCCACTCCTTGGTCGAAAGCTCTCGCCGAGCCGAGAATTGACGAAACCGCTTATGTTCATTCTTTCTCTAACATCATTGGTGATGTCTGGGTGGGACCCGATGTTCTCGTCGCCCCAGGAACGTCCATTCGTGCTGACGAAGGAGCGCCATTTGCCATTGGAGAAGGGACGAATATCCAAGATGGAGTCGTCATTCACGGTCTAGAAGAAGGGCGTGTGGTGGGAGAAGACCAAAAAGAGTATTCAGTGTGGATTGGTGAGGATACTTGTATTACTCACATGGCACTGATTCACGGTCCCTGTTACATCGGAAAGCATTGTTTTATTGGTTTCCGTTCTACTGTGTTTAATGCTCGGGTGGGAGATGATTGCATTGTGATGATGCACGCTCTCATCCAAGATGTGGAGATTCCCCAAGGGAAGTATATTCCATCAGGCTCAGTGATTACGAACCAACAACAAGCTGACCGCTTACCTGATGTGCAAGAGTCCGATCGAAAATTCGCTCATCATGTGGTAGAGATCAACGAAGCACTTCGCGCGGGATACAAGTGCGCGAAAGATGCCAACTGTATTACCCAAGTCAGGAAGGAAGGGAAATCGCATCAAACAACCAGTAATGGGAACGGTGCGAGAGTGCAACAGCAAACCCTCTCTAACAATGGAAAAGGTGAAAATAGGACGAATAAGGGGGGAACAATCTTGAAAACAGAAGCAATTGAACAAGTGCGTCACCTGTTACGCCAAGGCTATCAAATTGGTACAGAACACGCGGATAAACGACGGTTTAGCCGCAATTCTTGGCAAAACTGCGCTCCGATTAAAGATCAGCAGGAACGTAATGTGATCGCGGCGTTAGAAGCCTGTTTAGTGGAACACGCTGGGGAATATGTGCGCTTAATTGGCATTGATCCCAGAGCGCGGCGGAGAGTCTCGGAAATGACAATCCAAACCCCAGAGGATCAGCCCAGTCAAAGCTATAGTTCTGGTAATGGTAGCTCTTATCGACCGGCGAGTCGTCAGTCTAATCCAAGTTATGCCAGTGGTGGGGTTAGCAATGGACAACTCGATCGAAATGTGACGGAACAAGTGCGGAGTTTACTCAACCAAGGTTATCAAATTGGGGTGGAACACGCGGATAAACGTCGCTTTAGTCGTAATTCTTGGCAGAATGGCGCACCAATTCAAAGTCGCCAAGTGTCTGGGGCAGTTTCTGAGTTAGAAGCCTGTCTAGCGGAATATAGCGGCGAATATGTACGCTTAATCGGGATTGATCCGAAGGCGCGACGACGGGTTTTAGAGTTATTGATCCAAGAACCCGGACAAAATGGAACAACTCAGCCTGCTTCGGGAGGAGGTCAACGAACTTCTGGTCAATCCCATCAGCAAGGGCAGCCGCAGGCGGGTGGAGAGATTGCTGAACAAGTGCGAAGTTTGGTGAATCAAGGCTATAACATTGGTGTGGAATATGCGGATCAACGTCGTTTCCGTCGCAATTCTTGGCAAAATGCAGGACAACTGAAAGGCAATGCGAATCAGGTGCTTTCGGAGTTGAATCGTCATTTAGCAGAACATCCGAAGGATTATGTGCGCCTGGTGGGGGTTGATCCGAAGGCGAAACGCCGCGTGGTAGAAACCTTGATTCAGCAACCTGGACAAGGTAGCAACAATGGGGTTAGTGCTTCGACAGGGGCTGCTTCTGCGACAGATCAGCGATCGTCTGGTCAGCGTCAGAATGGGGCGCGATCGAACAGTAAATTAGATCAAAATACTGTGCAACAGGTGCGAAATCTCTTACAGCAAGGTTATCAAATCGGGACGGAACACGCGGATAAACGACGATTTAGCCGCAATTCTTGGCAAAGTTGTTCCCCCATTGAAAGCACCCGTGAAGGAGAAGTCTTGTCGGCGCTAGAAGGGTGTTTAGCGGATCATCAAGGGGAATATGTCCGCTTGGTGGGAATTGACCCGAAAGCGAAACGGCGGGTGCTAGAAACAACGATTCAGCAACCCGCTTAG
- a CDS encoding LbetaH domain-containing protein — translation MSVLSLPATGNSKIYVSGEVDIDETATIAPGVILQATDQGRIIIKAGACLGMGTVLTANAGSIEIGEGAILGAGVLVVGYGKIGDQACVGTASTLIQTSVAAMTVIPPGSLFGDDSRQGNPSPEETPAPSPNPTPENNGNHADEVTFNNNLDPPSSFTNPSAENNGSGSDQATVNQTSEPPSDEETSSSQKQSPSNTTIYGQTHIERLMVTLFPHKENFKKKE, via the coding sequence ATGTCCGTGCTTTCCCTGCCAGCAACTGGTAACAGCAAAATTTATGTGAGTGGTGAGGTGGATATTGATGAAACCGCCACGATCGCGCCAGGGGTAATTCTCCAAGCCACCGATCAGGGACGGATCATCATTAAAGCAGGGGCTTGTCTGGGAATGGGAACGGTTTTAACTGCCAACGCAGGCTCGATCGAGATCGGGGAAGGGGCAATTTTAGGGGCTGGAGTGTTGGTTGTGGGTTATGGCAAAATTGGCGATCAGGCTTGTGTCGGTACGGCAAGCACCTTGATCCAAACCTCTGTCGCTGCCATGACAGTGATTCCGCCAGGGAGTCTTTTCGGAGACGACTCTCGTCAAGGGAATCCCTCCCCAGAAGAAACACCAGCGCCATCCCCAAATCCGACTCCTGAAAATAATGGCAATCATGCAGATGAAGTGACTTTTAACAATAACCTTGATCCGCCCTCATCATTTACGAATCCCAGTGCTGAAAACAATGGTAGTGGTTCAGATCAGGCAACTGTCAATCAAACCAGTGAGCCTCCCTCCGACGAGGAAACCTCTTCTTCTCAGAAACAGTCCCCCTCGAATACCACAATTTATGGTCAAACCCATATTGAGCGTTTAATGGTGACATTATTCCCTCATAAGGAGAACTTTAAAAAGAAGGAATAA